DNA from Halomonas sp. GFAJ-1:
TCTGCCGAGGCATCGTCTAGAAAGAAGGCAGGCGCTTGATACGTGCTCTCGTCATCTTCACCGGGAGAGGCATCATAGCCTGCATCAAACGCCGAAAGGCGGCCCTCCATGTCACGAACAATCTCCGGCTTAACATCGAGGTCTTTAGCAATTGCGCTGACTTCGTCGTTATTCAACCAGGATAAACGCTTTTTAGCGCTGCGCAGGTTGAAGAACAGCTTACGCTGCGCTTTGGTGGTGGCGATTTTTACAATTCGCCAGTTGCGCAGTACAAACTCGTGAATTTCTGCTTTGATCCAGTGCACGGCAAAAGACACCAAACGCACACCCTGATTAGGATCAAAGCGCTTGACGGCCTTCATCAAGCCGACGTTACCCTCTTGGATCAGATCCGCCTGGGGTAAGCCGTAGCCTGAGTAACTGCGGGCAATGTGCACAACAAAACGCAAGTGCGAAAGCACCAGACGGCGTGCAGCTTCGAGATCCCCTTCATCGTGGAGGCGGAATGCGAGCTCACGCTCCTCCTCAACACTGAGAACAGGAATACCGTTTACCGCTTGAATATAGCCGCCCAGGTCATGGCCTGGAGAAAGCTGTCCCACCGGTATAAGACTAGTGCTCATGTGCAGGTGGTCTCCCTTGTAACCAATCGTGGAAACGTACTGGCGTGGTGGGCCGATACGTTGTGTATTATCTACTAAGACTTTAGCCTAAGCATAAGGTTCAGGCGAGCGATGCCGTACGTGTTTACGCTGTGCACCGCACCCTTATAAAACAGGGGTGGTAATTCCCGTTTATGCCCACATAACAATAACTATCATAGCTATCAGTAAAAGCGCTGTTAGCCATTAAAAAGTAATTAGCGCGGACGAATACTGGAAAGGTGTCGCGTAACGGCCAGCCATGCGCCTAACCAGCCCAATAGTGTACTGCAAGATAGCAGAATTGTAGACCCCGCCACGTCTAATTGCGGCAAGACAAAACTAGCGCCATAGCTTGCCGCCAATGCTGCTACAGGCATCGCTAGCCAGTGGTTACCAAGCCCTAGCAATCCTAACGCTAACAAACCGCCGCCAAAGCCATACCAGGCGCCACTGTACAAAAAAGGCCGCCGGACAAACGCATGGGTGGCGCCAATCAGCATAACCACTTCGATTTCCCGCCGACGGCTCTCAACAGCGAGCCGTATTGTATTGCCGACCACCAACAACACCCCTAGCCCGAACAATGCCCCGAGCGCAAGCGCAACACGGCGGCCAAGGTTAGCCAAGTGGCGCAGGCGCTCCACCCAGGCTAAATCAAGGCGCACTTCGTCCACCCCAGTAAACGTTTCAAGCCGCTGGGCCAATTGATCCATGGCAATGGGGTCAACGCTTTGCGGGTAAATCACAATGCTGGCGGGCAGCGGGTTATCTTCAAGCCCGGCCAAGGCGTCATCTAACCCTAGCGACTGTTGAAACTCCGCCATACCCTCTTCTGCACTGATCAAGCGGGTTTGCATAACATCGTCTTCTGCGCCAACCGCCTCCTCAATACGCGCCGCCTGCGCAGCATCTACAGCAGTTTCCAGGTACACGGTTAACGTGGCGCTCTCTTCTAGCTCCGCATCCAACAGCTTAGCGCTATCAAGCGTGAGCCACAGGGCGGCGGGCAGCACCAGGGCAATGGCAATGGCCAGCATCGTTAGCAGATTACCCACCGGGTGGCGCACCAGCCGGTAGAGGCTATCGAAGGCCATGGCCCGGTGGTGGCGCCCCCATGCACGAAGCCGACTGGTAAAGCGCGTTTGCTGTGAACGCGCGCCGCGCCGCTCAGCAGGCGGCTCACTGGGCCGCTTCGCCGCTTGACGTTGACCTTTGGGCGCCGCGCCTTTCGTGCGGGGTGTCACGGCACGCTTCATACGGCCCCCTCGTCAGCAATTAATCGCCCATCGCGCAGGCGCAAAATGCGGTGACGCAGCCGGGCGATCAGCGCCAAGTCGTGGCTGGCGATCATCACCGTCGTGCCGATTCGATTGAAATCCTCAAACAGCGCCATAATGTCAGCAGAGAGCTGTGGATCCAGGTTACCGGTGGGTTCGTCAGCAAGCAGTAAAGCAGGCTTATTGACCACTGCACGGGCAATACCCACCCGCTGCTGCTCGCCACCGGAAAGCTCTACCGGCAGCGCTTTTTCACGGTGTAAAAGTCCTACTTTATCGAGCGCGGCGCGTACCCGCCGCGCCGCTTCACGGGGTTCTACCCCCTGAATTTCCAGGGGCAGCGAAACATTGTGGTAAACGCTACGATCGAATAGTAGCTGGTGATCCTGAAAGACCACGCCAATTTGTCGACGATAAAACGGCACCTGGCTAGGGTGTAACTGGGCGATATCGTGCCCAGCCACTACCACACGACCACGGCTGGGCTTTTCAAGGCGCATAATCAGCCGTAGCAGCGAGCTTTTACCTGCACCGGAGTGGCCGGTAAGAAACACCATTTCTCCTCTCGCAACGCGAAAGTTGAGGTGCGCCAGCGCGTCAAAGCGCCCTCCATAGCGCTTTCCCACATGTTCAAAAGCGATCATCCGCGACTATCGTCCCCTTGCTGGTCAAACAGCGCTGTGACGAAGTCATTGGCATCAAAGGGGCGCAGATCATCTATCCCTTCACCAACACCGATAAAGCGAATCGGCGTTTCCAGCTGTTTAGCCAAAGCAAAGATAATCCCCCCCTTGGCAGTACCATCCAGCTTGGTAAGCGTAATACCGCTGATGGGCACGGCTTCGTTGAAGGTGCTGGCCTGGGAAATGGCGTTTTGCCCGGTACCCGCATCCAGCACTAGCATCACCTCGTGAGGGGCTGTTGTATCTAGCTTCTGCATGACACGGTGGACTTTTTTCAGTTCTTCCATCAGGTGGCTTTTGTTGTGCAGCCGCCCAGCGGTGTCGGCAATCAGTACGTCCACACCGCGCGCTTTTGCCGCCGCCACTGCATCGTAAATCACCGAAGCGCTATCGGCCCCGGTGTGCTGGGCAATCACCGGCACGCTGTTACGTTCGCCCCATACCTTAAGCTGCTCTACTGCTGCTGCGCGGAAGGTATCGCCCGCGGCCAGCATGACGCTTTTACCTTCACGCTGGAAACGCTGGGTCAGCTTGCCGATGGTCGTGGTTTTACCCACCCCATTGACCCCTACCACTAAGATGACAAAGGGACCATCACTCTCTTTTTCAAAGCTAAGGGGTGTGGCCACCGGCGACAGCATAGCCGCCAGCTCCTCCTGCAAACCGCGATACAGCGCTTCAGGGTTGTTTAACTCTTTGCGTGATACCCGAGCCTCAAGCCGCTCGATAATATCGCTGGTGGCCTCAATCCCCACATCGGCCATGAGCAGTTGTGTCTCTAGGTCTTCAAGCAGCTCGTCGTCTATCTGCTTTTTACCTAAAAACAGATCAGCGATGCCGTCGGTAAGATTGGCACGTGTTTTACCCAGGCCTGACTTAATGCGGGCAAACCAACCCTTTTTGTCACCTTGTTCGGCCACCGGCTTTTCTTGCAAGGCCGGCTTAGGCGCGGGTGTAGATTCTGGCTCTGGCTCTGGCTCTGGCTCTGGCTCTGGCTCTGGCTCTGGCTCTGGCTCAGCGTCCGGGATAGGCGCTACCGGCTCAACCCTCGCTTCTGTAGGGGCTGGTTTTTCTGCAGTAGTTGGCTGCTCATCACTTAGAGCATCTGGCTCAGCGGGGGCATCCATCGGCGCTTGCTGATCATGCTGCTCTAAGGGCTGTTGATTTTCTTGCTGCTCCTGCTGGGAGTCGTGCTTTTTCTTACGCTTGAAAAAACCAAACATGGGTGTCATCCGACTTAAAAGTGAACATTGTGACCATCCTACCACCGCCAACCAAGACTTTGGATAAGCAGCCCGCTACAATCCGCATTATGAAACGACAACGCCCCCCACACTCATCTACTTCCCGACGCGCTGACGCAAAGCCCATGGGCAAGCTGCGTATTATCGGCGGTGATTTTCGCCGCCGCCAGCTTCCCGTGCTCGACCATCCTGGCTTAAGGCCCACGCCAGACCGCGTGCGCGAAACGCTGTTTAATTGGCTCGGCCAACAGCTCTATGGCACACAGGTGCTGGACTTATTTGCGGGCACGGGCGCGCTGGGAATTGAGGCGCTCTCCCGGGGAGCTTCCCAGGTTATCTTTGTCGAGCGCGATGCGCAGGTGGCCACGTTAATCCGCGACAACCTAGCATCCCTTGGGGCGCCTCAAGGCGAGGTCGTCACCGCCGATGCGCTGACGTTTCTTGGCTCACTGGGCCAGCCTGCGGACGTTGTCTTTTTAGACCCGCCGTTTCATCAGGGGCTTGCTGCCCCCTGCTGCGCAGCACTGGAAGCGGGGGGTTGGCTAGCACAGGAAGCCACCATCTATCTGGAAACCGAGCAGACACTGACGCCAGAGGTGCCTGCTAACTGGCAGCTACACCGTGAAACCCGCGCTGGCGAGAGTACTGCAAGGCTCTATTATCGCCAGCCAGCGTAAAGCGCTTGCCGCCGCCCTGCCACGGCGTTACGCTCGCCCGATTGATTGGCTATTTTATTCCCTTAACGGCGGACACCCCCCGCCGCTATTTACTGGAGGTAGGCATGAGCCTTGAATTGTTTAACCAGCTAGAGCAGAAAGTCACCGACACCGTCGAAGCGCTGGAAATGATGAAACTGGAAAACGAAGAGCTGCGTAGCGAAAACGCTCAGTTAAAACAGGAGCGTGAAGAGTGGGAGCGCCGCTTACAGGGCGTGCTTAGCAAATTTGATGGCATGGACGACAATGCCTGATAGCAACGCGCTTTAGCAGGGCCGCGACATTAAGAGTGCATCTTCTCGCCCGGTAGCCCCTTGCACTGCCGGGTAGTAATGTCGGCGGCGGCCATCTTCGCTAAAACCATGCTGCTGATACAGTCGGATGGCAGGCTGGTTACTTGCCCGCACCTCAAGCAATAGCCGTTCGCTTTGCCACTGCTCAGCACACGCGATCACCTCCCCAAGCAGTTGCCTTCCAATCCCCTGCCCTTGGCATGCAGGCAATACAGCAATGGCCTGCAGTTCAGCATCAAAGGGTAGGCGTGCCACCATGGCGTAGCCCATGAGTCCATTTTGCTGCCAAAACCCTACTACTTGTGATGTCGTATCGCTGAGCGCATCGCTAAGCTGCTGCGGGCTTGCACCGCTATAGGCCTCGGCTTCAAGGGCGTGGAGCAAAGCAGCATGTGAGGGGGTCAGCGGACTAATCACGGCGCTGAGCTTCGCCACTGATCAGCTAGCGCGACTAGCTTAGGCCATAGCGCACGCTTAGCATTGCCACTCTGGGTAAGCGTCGCTAAAGCGGGCCCCTGCCATACCGGCAGCCCCAAGGTATGACTCTTATCCTGATTAACCGCCATGACCTGCACCAAGGGTGCGTCATCGGCTACTGAATCAGCTCCCCACCACAGCACGTGCTCTAGCTGCCAGCCTTGCCGACTGGCGGCACCGGCTATAAAAGCAGCCACACCATCCCGGGCTTCTTCTAGCGGCTCTTCCGGCGTAAACACGGTGGCCATTGGCGGCCATTTAAAATAGATGACCGCTGGCAGCGCGCCGTTTAGCACGCCTGCTGCCCGCAGCATGTTGGCCAACAACTGCTGCTCGCTGGGCCCAAGCTCACCCTCACAAATCGCCAGCCAGCGTCCACCGAGACACACACAGGAGAGGCTGAATTCAAGCGGCTGTGCCTGCTGAATCGGCGTAATGCTTGCCGCAGGCTCGGCGGGTGCTTCCACTTCTGGGGCAACGGCAGGCGCCTCCTGGCCTAGCAGTGCGCGCACGGCCGACGGCGATGCAGCCCCTGAGGGCACCGAGGAAGGGGTTGCAGCAGACGGTGTTTGGCTGCGCGGGCGCGGGGTTGCGGGGGCGTCATCCAGCAAGGCATGCAAGCGCTCGCGAGGGGGCTGAGACGCAGGGGCGTCTTCCCACTCGCAGGCTTGGGTAGGCAGCGCGTTAGGCAGTTCATAACGTGACGCCCAGGCAGTGATGCCCATGGCGTCAAGATACTGCCTGCGAATAACCTCAGGGGTCACTGGCCGCCGCCGCGGCAGTTGGGAGAATCCGGGCGCTCGCCGCCCCGTGCCTGCCACTCTTTGGGCGTGTACAGATGCAGCGCCAACGCGTGCACCGGGCCAGTTAGCTCATCAGCCAACAGGGCGTAAATTTGCTGATGGCGCTTCACCGGCATCATGCCATCGAAGCTATCGCTCACCAGGGTCACTTTAAAGTGAGTTTCGGCGTTCGCTGGCACGTTATGCATATGGCTTTCATTCTCTACGTGCAGCACGTCTGGGGTTAACGCCGCTAACTTCTGCTCTATTTGTGTCTGCATCGCCATGGGGGCTCTCCTTCAATCAGCAACCGCCCTATTGTACGCCCTTACTTACCAACAGACGATGCCCGACGCTCAACAAGGGCACGCTGAGCGAGGCTTACCCGTGAAAGGCTTGCCACCAGTGCTAGCAGCGTGGTGCCCGCTCCCAACCAAAGCGTAACCTGCACAGGCAGGCCAAGGGCCAGTGCAGCCCCCACTAGCGCCACCCCAAACGACTGCCCAACGGTACGGGTAGTACTCATCACGCCGGAGACGTTGGCACTGCGCGCAGGCGGCAGGCTACCCATCATCTCTCGATTGTTCGGCGGCTGGAATAGCCCAAAGCCAATGCCACAGAGCGCCGTGCGCCACAGGCTATCAGCCACGCCGCTAGTCTCATCCACCAGCGCCAGCGCCACCAACCCAATAATCAGCAGTACGAGCCCAGTGCTAGAGAGCAGACTGGGATTAATCCGGTCGGCCAAGCGCCCTGCCAGCGGTCCTACCACCATAATGGCCAGCGGCCAGGGGGTGAATAGCCATGCAGTTTCCAGCGGCGAGAAGCCCATCTGCTCCTGATACAGGAACGACAGCGCCACAAAAGTTAATCCCTGGCCAATAAACGCCAAACCCGACGCCGAGACCGCGAGTGTAAAGCGCTTCTCCGCGAATACGCTCAGTGGCAACAAAGGGAAAGGGGCACGGCGCTGGCGACGGATAAACAGCGCACAGGCCGTGACGGCCAGCAGTGCCCAGCCGCCGCTTTGCCACAGCGGCGCGGCATGACCAACGGCGTCCATGGCAATAAAAAAGCTGGCCAGCATCAGTATGGAGAAACACGCGCCCTGGATGTCAAAACTGCCCTGGCGCGGCTTGTCCCGTGGCAACGCCCGGCTGGCAAGCCACAGCGAGCAGACCCCCAGCGGCACATTTAGGGCAAACAGCCACGGCCAGTCGGCAAAGGAGAGAATCACACCACTGAGGGTAGGGCCCGCCGCGTAGCCACCGGCAACGACTAAAGCACTCAGGCCAAGCGCACTGCCCAGCAGACGCGATGGAAAGATCGCTCGATACAGCGAAGGCCCAATCGAGAGCGTGGCCGCGGCCCCTAACCCTTGCAGGGCGCGAAACACCAGCAACGTTTCTAAGTTACGCGATAGCGCCGCCCCCAGAGCGGCCACCACAAAGGTCGCTAAGCCAAACAGGTAGAGCCGCCTGCGGGTAATCAGCTCACTGATACCGGCAAACACTAGCAGGAATGCCGCACACACGACCTGGAATAAATTGGTGATCCATACAGCTCTGGAAGCAGGCACGTTAAGGTCAGCGGCAATGGTCGGCAGCGCTAAGTTGATCATGGTGGTATCCACCACCGCCATCAGCGTGCCGGTGACCAGCGCTAATACCGCCAACGCGCGCTCTGGCCCTGGCAGGCCGTCGTCACCTGGGCGGGATTCAAACAGTCGCATGGTTGTCAGTTCCTAAACAGCCCCCTTAAAACAGTAAAACCGGCCGAAGCCGGTTTTACGATGCGCTTACGCTAAAAATAATAGCACGCTAATCTTGTTCGTTGTCGAGTAGCAGCGCATCTTCAACCTCGGAGATCTCCAGGGCGGTTTCGTCGTCCAGGTCAATCGCCAAATAACTGTGCTCAACGCGCAAGAAGTCCTGAAACAGCGACCAATCGAGTTTCTCTGGCCACTGACGCTCATCCTCTTCCCAAGCGCGCAGCTCGGTCTCCAGGATTTCTACGTGGCGTTCGCGAACAAAGGTCTCCAGCGCTTCAGGGGTATCCATTTCAGGAATAAGATACACCGTGCTTTCACGTTCGACGTCGTCCAGGGTCAGGTCGTCGTCTCCCATGGTGGGTTCGAGCGCATTGATCCAGTCCACGAAGGTCTGGGTCGGCCTGACGCTCAGGGCAGAGCGATTTAGCAGTTTCATGGGATTCTCCTCGCCGTCGAAACGTTGACCATTATGGGCGCTAAAACGCGTCCTTACCAACTTTTCGTCCGTCACCGGACAGTTAGCTGGATTTAATCTACTTCGGGGCGCATTGCCGGGAACAGCAGTACATCACGAATGGATGGGCTGTCGGTAAACAGCATCACCAAACGGTCAATACCAATGCCTTCACCTGCTGTCGGAGGCATGCCGTACTCAAGCGCGCGCACGTAGTCCGCATCGTAGTACATCGCCTCCAGGTCGCCAGCGTCTTTTTCCGCTGCTTGCTCGCGGAAACGCTCCGCCTGGTCTTCGGCGTCGTTAAGCTCCGAGAAGCCGTTAGCGATCTCTCGACCACCCACGAAAAACTCAAAACGGTCGGTAACGAACGGATTGGCATCGTTGCGCCGCGCCAGCGGGCTGACTTCTGCTGGATATTCAGTGATAAACGTCGGCTGGTCCAACTTGTGCTCGGCCACCTCTTCGAAGATTTCGGTCTGGATTTTGCCTAGGCCCCAGCTCTCTTTCACCTTGATACCCAGCTTTTCAGCCACTGTCCGCGCGGCTTCCAACGTATCGAGATCCGCATTGGTGATACCGTCGCCATGATCAAGAATCGCTTGGCGCAACGTCAGGCGATGGAAAGGCTGGCCAAAGTCGTAGCTGGCGCCTTGATAGCTCAGCGTCGTGGTACCCAGCACTTCTTCGGCGGCGGTGCGCAGCATGGCTTCGGTCATGTCGAGCAAGTCACGGTAGTCCGCGTAGGCCCAATAAAACTCGACCATGGTGAACTCAGGATTATGCCGTGTGGAGAGCCCTTCGTTACGGAAATTACGGTTGATCTCGAACACTTTCTCGAAGCCGCCCACGACTAGCCGCTTAAGATAAAGCTCCGGGGCAATACGCAGATACATATCAATATCTAGCGCGTTGTGGTGAGTGATAAACGGCCGCGCCGCCGCGCCGCCAGGAATCGGCTGGAGCATTGGCGTTTCCACTTCCATAAAGCCACGGGCTTCAAAGAAGCGTCGCATGGAGCTGATGACCGCCGCCCGCGTCTCAAACACTTTACGCGACTGCGGATTCATAATCAGATCCACATAGCGCTGGCGGTAGCGCGCCTCTTGGTCGGTCAGGCCGTGGAACTTATCGGGCAGCGGGCGCAGGCTCTTTGTAAGCAGCTGCGTCTCTTTCATCATCACGTAGAGATCGCCCTTACCCGATTTATGCACCGGGCCACGGGCAGCGACGATATCGCCGATATCCCAGCCTTTGATATCCTCAAGCACGTCTTCCGGCAGGCCCTTTTTATCCACGTAGAGCTGAATCTGACCAGCCACATCCTGAATCACGATAAAGGGGCCGCGTTTACGCATAACACGACCCGCCACCGAGGCGTGGTGGTCAAGCGTTTCCAGCTCTGCCTTATCCTTGTCGCCCAGCAGGTTTTGCAGCTCAACGGTTAAGCTGTCGCGGCGGAAATCATTCGGGAAAGCGCTCTTACCCTGCTCGGCCGTGCGCTCACGGTGGGCCGCGAGTTTGGCTCGGCGCTCGGCGATCAGGTGGTTTTCGTTATCGAGAGAAGACGCGTCTTGGTTAGCCATCGGGCACCCTATTCATGTTCAAACGCTAAAAAATTACAAACCCTGCTTCAGGCTAGCGACGATAAACTGGTCTAAATCACCATCGAGCACTTTGTCGCAGTTGCTGGACTGAACGCCGGTGCGCAGGTCTTTGATACGCTGATCGTCCAATACATAAGAGCGAATTTGGCTACCCCAGCCGATATCAGCTTTGGAGTCTTCTGCTTCCTGCTTGGCCACATTGCGCTTCTGCATTTCGTGCTCCCACAGCTTCGCTTTTAACTGCTTCATGGCGAAGTCGCGGTTGGCGTGCTGGCTGCGCTGATTCTGGCACGCCACCACAATACCCGTGGGCTCGTGGGTGATCCGCACTGCAGAGTCGGTGGTGTTAACGTGCTGGCCACCGGCACCACTAGAGCGATAGGTGTCCACGCGCAGGTCGGAAGGATTAATTTCAACTTCAAAGCTGTCGTCGATTTCTGGTGACAAAAACACCGACGCAAAGGAGGTATGGCGACGGCCACCGGAGTCAAACGGGCTTTTACGCACTAAACGGTGAACGCCGGTTTCAGTACGCAGCCAGCCAAAGGCGTAATCACCCTGAATGTGGATCGACGCAGATTTAATACCTGCCACTTCACCTGCGGAAATTTCAATAATCTCTGCTTTAAAGCCGTGGCTCTCTGCCCAACGCAGGTACATGCGCAGCAAGATGTTCGCCCAGTCTTGCGCTTCGGTACCGCCAGAGCCTGACTGAACATCCAGATAGGCGTTGTTCTCGTCCATTTCACCGGAAAACATGCGGCGAAACTCAAGCTTTTCTAGCGCGCCTTGCAGGCCATCAAGTTCGCTACGAACTTCCTCAACGGTGCCTTCGTCCTCTTCCATTTCGGCCAGTTCTAGCAGGTCGCGGCTATCAGCCAAGCCCTGATCGAGTTCGTCAATAGTCGCCACAATGGCTTCAAGGGAAGCACGCTCTTTGCCCAGCTTCTGGGCGTAGTCCGGGTCGTTCCAAACGTTGGGGTCTTCAAGCTCGCGGGAAACTTCTTCTAGCCGATCTTTACGCTCGGCATAGTCAAAGATACCCCCTAAGAACGTCTGTCCGCTCAGACAGGTCCTTGATCTGGTTATGAATCGGGTTAGTTTCCAACATGGACGCCCTTGCCTTGGTCAGTAGTGCACGGTTCAAAAGAGACAGGCGCCGCTGGGCCGACTGCGCGCTATTACGTTAAACGTTAGCACCCGCCAGCCCAGCGGCGAAATTCTAAGGCGCATTGTAACGAAACCTAGCGCTTACCGCACCCACCCCGCGTGGATGGTCACTCTGTACAAATTCCCGGCTGAAAGCAAAAACCCGGCCGAGGCCGGGTCAGTGACTAACGATAGTCGATCAATAAGTGTTAACGCGCTATCCGTTAGAAGCGGTAGGTAAGCTGAGCACCGAAACCATGGGCTTCGTTTTTGTAGTCACCGGAATAGTTAGAGGTAATAGGCGGTGTTTGTTGACCAGCTACCGTAAAACTATCGGTTTTAGTTTGCTCAACTTGGGTGCCGCGCTCTGTCAAGTAAGAGTAGGCAAAGTCTAACGTAAGATCAGGTGTTGGGCTCCAGCCTGCGCCAATGGAAAAGATACGACGGTCATCTGAAGGAATGCGCACACTACGGGTGGCATCCTGGGTTGGCGTGAAATCCAGCGTAACACCCGCACGAAGAGCTAGTGCAGGCGTTAGCTGATACTCACCACCGGTTGAAAAAGCCCAAGCATTTGAGTAGTTCTGCTGCTCGTTAGTAATTACATCACGCTCTACGCCACTCACGAGAATCTTGTCAAAGCGACTCCAGCGTGCCCAGGAAGCACCAAACATGAGTTTGAGGTCATCACTCATCTGCTGGGTAAGAGAGAAGTTAACCGTTTCAGGTGTAGTTAA
Protein-coding regions in this window:
- a CDS encoding 16S rRNA (guanine(966)-N(2))-methyltransferase RsmD; this encodes MKRQRPPHSSTSRRADAKPMGKLRIIGGDFRRRQLPVLDHPGLRPTPDRVRETLFNWLGQQLYGTQVLDLFAGTGALGIEALSRGASQVIFVERDAQVATLIRDNLASLGAPQGEVVTADALTFLGSLGQPADVVFLDPPFHQGLAAPCCAALEAGGWLAQEATIYLETEQTLTPEVPANWQLHRETRAGESTARLYYRQPA
- a CDS encoding cell division ATP-binding protein FtsE, whose product is MIAFEHVGKRYGGRFDALAHLNFRVARGEMVFLTGHSGAGKSSLLRLIMRLEKPSRGRVVVAGHDIAQLHPSQVPFYRRQIGVVFQDHQLLFDRSVYHNVSLPLEIQGVEPREAARRVRAALDKVGLLHREKALPVELSGGEQQRVGIARAVVNKPALLLADEPTGNLDPQLSADIMALFEDFNRIGTTVMIASHDLALIARLRHRILRLRDGRLIADEGAV
- a CDS encoding ribosomal-protein-alanine N-acetyltransferase, whose translation is MISPLTPSHAALLHALEAEAYSGASPQQLSDALSDTTSQVVGFWQQNGLMGYAMVARLPFDAELQAIAVLPACQGQGIGRQLLGEVIACAEQWQSERLLLEVRASNQPAIRLYQQHGFSEDGRRRHYYPAVQGATGREDALLMSRPC
- a CDS encoding signal recognition particle-docking protein FtsY — translated: MFGFFKRKKKHDSQQEQQENQQPLEQHDQQAPMDAPAEPDALSDEQPTTAEKPAPTEARVEPVAPIPDAEPEPEPEPEPEPEPEPEPESTPAPKPALQEKPVAEQGDKKGWFARIKSGLGKTRANLTDGIADLFLGKKQIDDELLEDLETQLLMADVGIEATSDIIERLEARVSRKELNNPEALYRGLQEELAAMLSPVATPLSFEKESDGPFVILVVGVNGVGKTTTIGKLTQRFQREGKSVMLAAGDTFRAAAVEQLKVWGERNSVPVIAQHTGADSASVIYDAVAAAKARGVDVLIADTAGRLHNKSHLMEELKKVHRVMQKLDTTAPHEVMLVLDAGTGQNAISQASTFNEAVPISGITLTKLDGTAKGGIIFALAKQLETPIRFIGVGEGIDDLRPFDANDFVTALFDQQGDDSRG
- a CDS encoding peptide chain release factor 2 — translated: MATIDELDQGLADSRDLLELAEMEEDEGTVEEVRSELDGLQGALEKLEFRRMFSGEMDENNAYLDVQSGSGGTEAQDWANILLRMYLRWAESHGFKAEIIEISAGEVAGIKSASIHIQGDYAFGWLRTETGVHRLVRKSPFDSGGRRHTSFASVFLSPEIDDSFEVEINPSDLRVDTYRSSGAGGQHVNTTDSAVRITHEPTGIVVACQNQRSQHANRDFAMKQLKAKLWEHEMQKRNVAKQEAEDSKADIGWGSQIRSYVLDDQRIKDLRTGVQSSNCDKVLDGDLDQFIVASLKQGL
- a CDS encoding BolA family transcriptional regulator, whose amino-acid sequence is MAMQTQIEQKLAALTPDVLHVENESHMHNVPANAETHFKVTLVSDSFDGMMPVKRHQQIYALLADELTGPVHALALHLYTPKEWQARGGERPDSPNCRGGGQ
- a CDS encoding cell division protein FtsX, with product MKRAVTPRTKGAAPKGQRQAAKRPSEPPAERRGARSQQTRFTSRLRAWGRHHRAMAFDSLYRLVRHPVGNLLTMLAIAIALVLPAALWLTLDSAKLLDAELEESATLTVYLETAVDAAQAARIEEAVGAEDDVMQTRLISAEEGMAEFQQSLGLDDALAGLEDNPLPASIVIYPQSVDPIAMDQLAQRLETFTGVDEVRLDLAWVERLRHLANLGRRVALALGALFGLGVLLVVGNTIRLAVESRRREIEVVMLIGATHAFVRRPFLYSGAWYGFGGGLLALGLLGLGNHWLAMPVAALAASYGASFVLPQLDVAGSTILLSCSTLLGWLGAWLAVTRHLSSIRPR
- a CDS encoding RNA polymerase factor sigma-32, with product MSTSLIPVGQLSPGHDLGGYIQAVNGIPVLSVEEERELAFRLHDEGDLEAARRLVLSHLRFVVHIARSYSGYGLPQADLIQEGNVGLMKAVKRFDPNQGVRLVSFAVHWIKAEIHEFVLRNWRIVKIATTKAQRKLFFNLRSAKKRLSWLNNDEVSAIAKDLDVKPEIVRDMEGRLSAFDAGYDASPGEDDESTYQAPAFFLDDASADPASQIEDSDFEEDSTRRLQLALKDLDERSRDILQRRWLTDDKATLHDLADIYGVSAERIRQLEKNAMKKLRQKMGEALAA
- a CDS encoding lysine--tRNA ligase → MANQDASSLDNENHLIAERRAKLAAHRERTAEQGKSAFPNDFRRDSLTVELQNLLGDKDKAELETLDHHASVAGRVMRKRGPFIVIQDVAGQIQLYVDKKGLPEDVLEDIKGWDIGDIVAARGPVHKSGKGDLYVMMKETQLLTKSLRPLPDKFHGLTDQEARYRQRYVDLIMNPQSRKVFETRAAVISSMRRFFEARGFMEVETPMLQPIPGGAAARPFITHHNALDIDMYLRIAPELYLKRLVVGGFEKVFEINRNFRNEGLSTRHNPEFTMVEFYWAYADYRDLLDMTEAMLRTAAEEVLGTTTLSYQGASYDFGQPFHRLTLRQAILDHGDGITNADLDTLEAARTVAEKLGIKVKESWGLGKIQTEIFEEVAEHKLDQPTFITEYPAEVSPLARRNDANPFVTDRFEFFVGGREIANGFSELNDAEDQAERFREQAAEKDAGDLEAMYYDADYVRALEYGMPPTAGEGIGIDRLVMLFTDSPSIRDVLLFPAMRPEVD
- a CDS encoding transporter; the protein is MRLFESRPGDDGLPGPERALAVLALVTGTLMAVVDTTMINLALPTIAADLNVPASRAVWITNLFQVVCAAFLLVFAGISELITRRRLYLFGLATFVVAALGAALSRNLETLLVFRALQGLGAAATLSIGPSLYRAIFPSRLLGSALGLSALVVAGGYAAGPTLSGVILSFADWPWLFALNVPLGVCSLWLASRALPRDKPRQGSFDIQGACFSILMLASFFIAMDAVGHAAPLWQSGGWALLAVTACALFIRRQRRAPFPLLPLSVFAEKRFTLAVSASGLAFIGQGLTFVALSFLYQEQMGFSPLETAWLFTPWPLAIMVVGPLAGRLADRINPSLLSSTGLVLLIIGLVALALVDETSGVADSLWRTALCGIGFGLFQPPNNREMMGSLPPARSANVSGVMSTTRTVGQSFGVALVGAALALGLPVQVTLWLGAGTTLLALVASLSRVSLAQRALVERRASSVGK
- a CDS encoding cell division protein ZapB gives rise to the protein MSLELFNQLEQKVTDTVEALEMMKLENEELRSENAQLKQEREEWERRLQGVLSKFDGMDDNA